CATTGTTCCGGAAACGGAACTTTTTAATATGATCTACGCGGTCAGTTCGGAAATGGGTACGAATCCCCAGGTCTTTTTGTCGGGAAATCATACACTCTGGTTATATTATGAATTTACCTGCTACAGTTCAGAGTCTTTTTTTGAAGAGTATGGTGCTTCCATGGCGTTTGTGTCGGAAAAGTATCCGGTTTCAGTCTACGGTACTGTGAACGGGTCAGAGAGCGGAGAGCTTATTGCCAGGATGTCGCAGTATGGAACAAAGATGGAATGGATAAAAAAAGATATATCTTCCAGAAATTTTGATGAAATGCTGAATATTTGTGTTAAAATTAAAACACCTGCAGAAGATATGCAAAAGGAATTATATCAGATTTTATGTGACATGGATTATCGGAATGAGCTGCTGGCGGTGCGGCGCACGTATATTCTGGAGCGCGTATTTGCGGATTATCCGCAGTATAGTCCGGACACGTATTACCGATACATCCCTATGGCGGGGGATTGGAAAAGAACCTCGTGTACAGCGTCGCTGACTGTTCTGCAGAAGAAGGAACTGTGGATGCTGTTTCTGCAGGAACGCTATAGCCCAATCGAGTTTGATGAGGTATGGAAGCAGATGGAGGATGAACAGAGACTGACGATGTTCTCCTGGGAAATGGCGCTGCGGCTTGCCTTGGATCAGCTTGGAATCCGCATTTTATACGATGAAGAAAACGGATTTTCCGTGATGGACGGAGAAAATAAAAGAATGTATTATAACTATGACAGCGACAGTACTGCTGAGCGTCTGTTTTTAAAACTGCTGTTCCCCAGTCCTTACATCGGGAAAGGAGGTTCGAATGAATGATATAAGAGCAAACCCCGACCTGCTGCTTAAAAAAATCGAAGAGGAAACGCAGGACAGGCACCGGGGACACTTACGCATTTTCTTTGGCTATGCTGCCGGTGTGGGTAAAACGTATGCGATGCTGAAGGCCGCCCATGCAGAAAAACGCCGCGGCGTGGACGTCGTTGCAGGGTATGTAGAACCGCATACGAGGCCTCAGACCATGCAGCTTCTGAAGGGACTGGAGTGTCTGCCTAACAGGGAGATTGAACATAAGGGTATCAGGCTGAAGGAATTTGACCTGGACGCCGCAATAGAGAGAAAACCACAGCTGATCCTGGTGGATGAGCTGGCACACACGAACGCGGAAGGCTGCCGGCATCTGAAGCGGTATCAGGATGTGGAAGAGCTGCTGAATAACGGAATTGATGTGTACACCACTGTCAATGTCCAGCATATCGAGAGCCTGAATGATATTGTAGCCTCCATAACCGGTGTGCTGGTCAGGGAGAGAATTCCGGATCACGTGTTCGACAGGGCAGACCAGGTGTCTCTGGTTGATATCGAACCGGAAGAACTGATCGAACGCCTGAATGAGGGTAAAATTTATAAAGAGAACCAGGCGCGAAGAGCGCTGGGGAACTTTTTTACGACGGAGAATCTGGTGGCGCTCAGGGAAATAGCGCTTCGAAGAACAGCTGACCGCATTAACCGGATATCGGATAAAATCAAGCAGTCACAGAGCAGCGATTACTATACGGATGAGCACATTATGGTGTGTCTGTCCTCGTCGCCTACGAATGCCAGGCTGATACGAACAGCAGCCAGAATGGCAAATGCCTTTAAAGGAAATTTTACGGCGCTGTTTGTGGAAACCCCCGATTTTTCCAGAATGGAGGATGAGAATAAAGAACGGCTGAGGAAAAACATGAAGCTGGCGCAGCAGCTGGGAGCTCATATCGAGACGACATATGGAGATAATATTGCTTTGCAGATTTCAGAATTTGCAAGGCTTTCCGGCGTTTCCAAGGTAGTTGTGGGAAGGTCAAGCGCCAGACGAAGAAGTGTTTTCGGACGCCAGTCTCTGACAGAACAGCTGATCGCATATTCCCCTAATCTCGATGTATATGTTATACCGGATAAGAATACACCCGCCTACAAAGCCGCGCGCAGACTCAGGGGAGACATGCGGGACAATCTGTTGGCGGATGTGTTAAAGACACTGGGTATGCTGGCCGGAGCTACCGTCATCGGCACTGTGTTTTATGAGTGCGGATTCAGTGAAGCGAACATTATCACCATTTATATTCTATGCGTACTGGTCACTTCGGTTATCACGTCCCGGAGAATTTTCAGTCTGATACTTTCTGCCGTCTGTGTGTTTGTGTTTAATTTTTTCTTTACCGTGCCGCGTTTTACGTTTCAGGCGTACGACAGCGGATATCCGGTCACATTTGTGGTGATGTTTATCGCCGCATTTATCACAAGTTCCCTTGCGGTCAAGATCAAAAGTCAGGCGTTTCATGCTGCACAGTCGGCTTACAGGACCAGGATTCTGCTTGATACGAATCAGATGCTGGCTCAGGCAGAACAGGTATCGGATATTATATCCGTGACAGCACAGCAGCTGGTAAAACTTTTGAAGCGAAATCTTGTGTTTTACCGTGCTGAGGATGGAACACTGTCTAAACCTCAGGTCTTTATAGCCGACGGTGAACAGACGGAGAAAGGTATTTACACGACAGACAATGAACAGGCGGTGGCGGCATGGGTATTCAAAAACAATAAACATGCAGGCGCCGGCACAAATACGCTGGGAAGTGCAGTCTGTATGTATCTGGCAGTACGCATCACCGATAAGGTATACGGCGTCGTAGGGATCGCCGTACACAACCGGCCGCTGGATTCTTTTGAGAACAGTGTCATATTGTCAATTTTGGGGGAGTGTGCACTTGCGCTTGAGAGAAATATGGCTATAAAAGAACGTCAGGAAGCTGCAGCGCTTGCCAGAAATGAGCAGCTGAGGGCCAATCTGCTCCGTTCCATTTCACATGACCTGCGGACTCCGCTGACTGCCATTTCCGGTAACGCCGGAATTCTGCTGGCAAGTGAGGAACATCTGGATATGGGACAGCGCAGACAGCTCTATTCCGATATCTATGATGATTCTCTGTGGCTGATTAATCTGGTGGAAAATTTGCTTTCGGTTACCAGGATTGAGGACGGGACCATGCATCTGAATCTGACGACGGAATTACTCGACGAGGTGGTGACAGAGGCGATGCATCATATCAATCGGCGCAGTGTGGAACATAAGGTTAATGTGACACAGGCAGAAGACTTCATTATGGTAAAAATAGATGCACGGCTAGTTATGCAGGTAATCATGAATATCGTGGACAATGCGGTAAAATATACGCCTGCCGGTTCCAGGATTGATGTAAGAACGCGCAGAGAGGGAAGCTGGGCGGTGGTAGAAATATCGGATAACGGAGATGGAATATCGGATGAGTCAAAGCAGAGAATATTTGATATGTTTTATACGGCAAATGTAAAGGTAGCCGACAGCAGACGGAGTATGGGGCTCGGACTTGCGCTCTGCAAGTCTATCATAAATGCCCACGGAGGAGAGATTTCTGTACACGATAACAATCCGAAGGGTGCGCTGTTTCGGTTTACACTGCCGACAGAGGAGGTAACGTTACATGAATAAACCAATGGTTCTTGTAGTAGAAGATGATGCGGCGGTTCGGAATCTGATAACAACCACGCTCGGGACACAGGACTATAAATATCATACGGCGGCAACAGGCGAGGCCGCGATCCTGGAGGCGGTTTCTTATAAGCCGGATGTGGTACTGCTGGATCTGGGGCTTCCCGACATGGACGGAGTGGAGATTATAAAAAAGATCAGAAGCTGGTCAAATATGCCGATTATTGTAATCAGCGCAAGGAGTGAGGATATGGACAAAATCCATGCGCTGGACGCCGGAGCAGATGATTATCTGACAAAACCTTTTTCCGTAGAAGAACTGCTGGCGAGGCTGAGAGTGACTTTTCGAAGACTTCATTATGTGCAGGGACAGACGGCAGAGGAAGCTTCCGTATTTCACAATGGAAATCTGACGGTAGATTACGCTTCCGGATGTGCATATATGGATGAACGGGAACTGCATCTGACCCCTATTGAATACAGGCTTTTATGTCTGCTGTGTAAAAACGTGGGAAAAGTACTGACGCATGCTTACATTACACGGGAAATATGGGGAAGTGCATGGGAAAATGATGTCGCGTCTCTCCGCGTCCATATGGCAACGCTGCGCAAAAAAATAGAAAAAGACCCGGCAGTTCCTCAGTATATTCAGACTCACGTCGGGGTGGGATACCGGATGCTGCGAGTTTAGAGTGACAGCGCGATGAAATCGGATTTACACAGTTTACAGGTAATCTTCGTACGGGACTGATTGACAAACCAGGTACTGCGTGGCATAATGTTAAAATAATAACAAGATACCAGGGTCAAAAAGTTTTTTGACAGTAAAAACAAGGAGGTAACAGGTTATGGCACAGATTATTGCAAGTCCAAGCAGATACATCCAGGGTAAGGGTGAGATCCGCAACTTATGCTCTTACGCTCAGAATTATGGAAAGAAGCTCTGTATTCTTGTCAGCGCGTCGGGGAAAAAGCGTGTGGAAACAGCGATTACAGAAGGTCAGAAGGATACGGGTGTTACTGTTATATTTAAAATTTTTAATGGCGAATGCTGTATGTCGGAGATTAATCGTATCATAGAAGCTGTAAAAGCTGCTGGATGCGACATGATCTCAGGTGTCGGCGGCGGTAAGATTCATGACACTGCGAAGGCGGTGGGATATTATGCGGGAATACCGGTTGTCATTGTTCCAACCATCGCATCCACAGATGCACCGTGCAGTGCACTCTCTGTTATCTATTCGGAAGAAGGTATTTTTGAAAAATACCTGTTTCTTCCATCCAGCCCGAATATCGTTCTCGTTGATACTGACATCGTGAGTAAGGCGCCTGCAAGACTGTTGATCTCCGGCATGGGTGACGCGCTTGCCACATACTTCGAGGCGAGAGCCTGCAGACAGTCCGATGCTCTCAACTGTGTCGGAGGAAAGAGTACACTTGCAGCGATGGCGCTCGCCGAGCTTTGTTATGATACGCTGATGGAGAATGGAGTCAGCGCGGCAATCGCGGCGGAACAGAAAGTGTGTACGAAAGCAGTTGAGAATGTGATCGAAGCCAATACGTATCTGTCCGGCATCGGGTTTGAGAGCGGCGGACTGGCGGGAGCGCATGCAATTCATAATGGACTGACGGCGATCAAAGAGACACATGAGATGTACCACGGAGAAAAGGTGGCGTTCGGCACCCTGGTTCAGCTTGTTCTTGAGAACGCAGACATGGAAGAGATCGAAGAAGTACTGGAATTCTGCCAGGCTGTAGGACTTCCGACGACGCTTGCCGAGCTTGGGATCATGGAAGTGAAACCGGAGGAAATCATGGAGGTTGCCAGGCTTGCCGCAGCAGAGGGCGATACTCTGGGCAATATGCCGTTTGATGTGACTCCGGAAGATGTCTATGCTGCGATCATGGCGGCGGATGCGCTTGGAAGGTGTTTTACTGAGGAATAAGTGATAGGTTTTGCCATGTTTTTTTGCCTGGGAGAAATGCTGTCAGGTGTTCTGTTTACAGGATACCCGGCGGCATTTCTTTTGTTGTGCGCGCGGCAGCGCACGCATCTAATGGTTTAAGTCTCGAATCAGAGGCTTTGTGAAAATAAAATCAGTTATTGTATATTTGAAGCGCGGATGATATGATAAAAATGTCTTAAAACGACGGCATAGGTTGTCGTTTCTGATCATGACCGTTCGGTCAAAGTGATTCCTGTAATTAGAATTTAATACAGAGCGTTTTGGGACGCTTTTGCATAATTACAATTTGCGTATGCGTAAATTTATTGTGCTTTACATGTGTCATCGGACGTTCTATAATGAAAGGAGAAGATGCACATGAAACAAAAGAAAACATTAGCAGATTTGACTCTGTTGGATCGTTTTCTGTTTGCGGAAGTGATGGAGGATCCGGAAGTGCTGCAGATGGTATTAGAGATTATTCTGGGCCGGGAAATCCTGCTGAAATTTTTGCCGCAGACAGAACGAGAGATCCGCCGCTCACCTATCTATCGCCAGATAAAGCTGGATGTATGGGCGCAGGATATGCAGGATGCTATCTATGATACGGAGGTTCAAAAAACTAACACCAAGAATCTGCCGAGACGCAGCAGACATTACCAGAGTTTGATTGACAGCAAACTTCTGCAGCCAGGCGAGGTTGATTTTAACACGCTGAATGACATTTACATTATCATCATATCGCCGTTTGATTTATTTGGATTGAAACGCTATCGCTATACGTTTCGTATGAAATGTGATGAAGAGAATGAACTCAGGCTGGAGGATGGTGCAGTTCGAATTTTTTTGAATACCCGCGGGGAAAACTATGAGGAAGTGAATCCTGAACTGACGGAATTGCTTCGATATATGGAGCATACAACAGAGATATCGGGAAGAGACTGTAAGAGCGGACGGATAAAAAAACTGCAGGAACGGGTACAGAGCATCAAATCCGATGAGGAAGTGGGTGTGAAATATATGCAGGCATGGGAAGAACGTGAAATTGAAAGAAGAGAGGCCAGAGCGGAGGGACTGGCAGAAGGAATCCGTGCGTTGATCAAGGTTTGCAGGGAGTTTGGAGTTTCCCAAGAAGATACATCAGGCAGGCTGATGGAAGAATTTTCATTGACGGAAGAAGAAACGGGTAATTATCTGAGAAAATACTGGAATAAAGAGTAGATAAAGTATGCGAAGCGCTCAATCATCATTGGGCGCTTCGATATTGTTATTTTGATTTTATCCAGGTCCCTGTTTTAATGATATCATCCCAGTTTGGAGCCTGATCACTGAGCCATATAGTATCCAGGCTGCCGTTAGATGCATGTGTATGATAATAATAGCTTTGGTCAGCAGGATTATAAATGACTGATGCTTTGGCGGCCCCATAATCGTTGTTTGAGTTAGAAAACTCTCCGGCAGTCATGACGGTAATATTATTCCCGTCACTGTCTTTGAAAACCATTGGAATCCAGATTTGATTCTGCAAAACGTTTTTTGTATCCAGATTTTGAATTTCCTGTGGGAGAGTGCTCATATTGACAGAAGGATAGTCCCCCTTATTCTTAGCCTTCATGTACAGCTGCAGGTACTGTGAGTCATATTTTGTTTTCAGATTACCATTGCTGTAATACAAATCCGGATATTTTTCCTGCGGATAAAGCGTCTTGATCGTATCAGCGGTCACCTTACCCCCTACCAGATTCAGAAGCGTATTCAGGGAATCCAGATAATCCTGTGCCGTACTGCCGGTCAGTATGCCGTCTTCGCGGTCCATAATCCGGTACTGCGGGTCGGTTGATACGTCATAAAGGACGACGGTTCCGTCTTTTGCAACATACTCCAGCTGTATAATGGCATCGGTGGCAGCGTCGCATTTAATGTAATTAATACTGCCGCTCACACCGGCGGCCTCAGTAATTGCTTTCCGCTCCGCTGACCGGTTTAAGGCAGTTTCCAAACTGTCGCTGCCAAGGCGGGAGTAAAGCTCAGTGGAATGGATATTTGCCATTGTTACGACGGTACTGCACTCTGAAATATAGGAAGCTTCCTTTGCTTTGTTGACATAACGTAGTATGGACGGTACCATAACGGCTGCAAGAACCAGAATGATAACGATGACCACAATTAGTTCAACCAGAGTAAACCCCTTATTGCCTCTGTTTAATTTCTTTTTCATAAGTCTCACCAAAAACTTTCCCTTTAGTCTTAAAGATGTCCAATATCGCTGAGCAGCTGATCCACATCGGTTTCCGATGTAGCCCAGCTGGTACAGAACCGTACGGCGGACCGCTTTTCATCAACCCGTTCCCAGAAACAGAAAGAATAGCGCCTGGAAAGCTGGTCAATCTGTATCTGATTAAGAATTGGATACTGCTGGTTGGTATATGAATCATATAAGAGAGGAATCCCTTTGTGCTGGAATGCCTGCCTGATACGCATAGCCTGGGTAACCGCATGTCTGGCTATCCGGCAGTAAAGACCGTCTTCGAACAGAGTCTCAAACTGAATGCCGAGCAGCCGGCCTTTTGCGAGCATTCCGCCGTTTTGTTTGATCAGATATCGAAAATCTGTCTTCAGGTCCGGATCTGTGATGACAACAGCCTCTCCGAACATTGCGCCGACCTTTGTACCGCCGATATAAAAGATGTCTGCGAGTGTGGCAAAGTCCGGAAGCGTCAGGTCACAGGAGTCGGACATAAGTCCATAACCCATTCTGGCGCCGTCGATATACAGAGGAATACGGCAGCGGCGGCACACACTGTTTATGGCAAGCAGTTCATTTTTTGAGTAGATAGTGCCGTTTTCCGTGGGCCATGACAGATAGACCATACCCGGCTGAACCATGTGCTCAAAATTTTCATCGTGGAAGTGCCCCAGTATCAGATCCTCGATCTGCTGTGCGGTAATCTTACCGTCCTCGCCCGGCAGAGAGAGAACCTTATGCCCGGATGCCTCGATGGCGCCGCTTTCATGGACATTGATATGTCCGGTAGAAGCACAGATGACACCCTGATGAGGACGCAGGATAGATGAGATCACGGTTGCGTTTGTCTGTGTACCGCCCACCAGAAAGTGTATGTCGGCGTCGGGTGAAAGACAGGCATCTCGGATATGTTTTCGGGCTGTTTCACAGTGGATGTCGACACCGTAGCCCGGAGTCTGTTCCATGTTTGTATCACATAACTTTTGTAAGATTAACGGATGTGCCCCTTCGGCATAATCGCATTCAAATCGTATCATGAAAAGCTCCTCCATCTATCCGGCGCGTATCGGTTATGAAATTCCATACGTGCTTTTTTTGTATATTCTTCTATAAATTCAGTTTTTGCCTTTGTGTAGGCATCCCGGTCATTTTTATATTCCCTGGCGAGTTTTTGCTTTAACGCGGCATAATCACGCGAGATTTCATCATGAAGGATCAGATAATCCCTGAAATAAAGTTCGTCCCAGTCTCCGAAACAGCGTATGTGAAGGTGGTACACCTGATTGGCAAAACCGTTTGGAGTATACCCTTTATTAAATACAAGTTTCAGCTCAGGCATATAGCTCTCAGACATGCAGATCCATCCGCTCGATTCCAGTGTGGATTTGAGCTCCACTATATTGCAGTCATCGGTAACTTCCATCAGTATATCAACAATTGGTTTGGCGATCAGCCCCTCCACAGAAGTGCTGCCGATATGATGGATCCGAATGACCTGATCCTTTCCGATCAGATGTAGCAGGCGGCTTTTTTCCGCGCGGTACCATTTTTTATACTGTGTATTATGTTCCCGCAGAATGATCGGGAACAACGTCCAGAGTTCCTGCATCGGCATATCCAACAGCATGGCCGCCACGGGATTCTTCCGGGGTACTGTTATGCAATAGGCGGTATAGCTGTAATCCAGATGGTACCCCAGTCTTTCTGCCAGAGATACCGATCTGAGGTCATGTGCATCCCATCCGGGATACAGGCCCCGCTGCCGGCATTCCAGAATTAATTTTGCACAGCAGGCGAGCGCTAGCCCCTTTTTGCGGTGTTCCGGTTTAGTGTCCACTTCTATTTCTATGCTGCTGTCACTGACCGCGTAGGAGGATGCACCCGATACCAGGTCATTTTTATATAATACCGCGGCGCCAATACCATGTTCCCGGTAGTTTTCATAGGTGGGGAACAGTGCGCACAGATCACAGGACCAGTCTTCCTGTCTGGACAACTGATAAATATGTTCATCAATCATATGCAGTGAATAGCCGTCGGGAAGCCGGTCAATAAACTCGTTTAACAGGAAGTCATTGAAGACGCCGGGTTCTCTTTTAATCGCATATCGGGTAAATCTTTCTGCACGCCTGCCCCACACCTCTTCGATCAGAGAATCCCAGGTCTCATTTTCCGGGATCATAAGGAGTTGGGCTGCGTCATAATCCGGCGGAATATTGCGGACCAGGTTTTCATTTGGTTTTCCTGCAAAAAAACTGAAAGCCCCGATGATGATCTGAGCGGAAACGGGGATGTCGGTATTATCTGCGTATGCACAGCCCATTCTGTTTTCGAGGCAGGAATGAACCATAGGCTGATGAAAGTTTTTAAACAGGGGCGCAATCCGTACTTTTTGATCTTTGCGCAAACGCTGCATCGCATAATCCTCCGTTTCCGGCTGTCCTGCTTACGTATCGGTAACAGCCATTTTTTCTATTATATAACAAACAATGCAGAACAGGCAATGAAAATACATCTGTTACAGGAAATCACCGCAATTGACAAAGAGAATTTCCGCCGATATAATGTAACAGTCGACATGGATGTCGTTACTGATCGGGGGATTTATCTTATGAACAAAAGAACATTGAAAGTGGCATTTCCGTATACACTACCCGTGCTGATGGGGTATATTTTCCTGGGAATCGCATTTGGGGTGCTGCTTGGCAGCAAGGGATACCATGCGGGCTGGGCGCTCCTCATGAGTCTTTTTATCTATGCGGGGTCCATGCAGTTTGTGGCAATTGACCTGTTGACAGGAATGTTCAATCCGCTATCCGCCATGCTTGTGACGCTTATGGTCAATGCGCGCCATATCTTTTACGGATTGTCTATGCTGGATAAATTTAAAATCTGCGGTAAGCTCAAACCGTATATGATCTTTTCACTGACTGATGAGACGTATTCTCTGCTCTGTGCGGCTGAGACTCCAAAGGGTATTGACCGCAAATGGTTTATGTTCTGCATTGCAGTATTGAATCAGCTGTACTGGGTAACGGGTTCTGTGATTGGAAATGTGGCGGGCAGTCTCATAAAATTTAATTCCACAGGGATCGATTTTGCCATGACCGCATTATTTATCGTCATTTTTATTGAGCAGTGGGAGAGCACAGAGAACCATATACCGGCACTTCTGGGTCTTTTCGTGACGTTGTTGTGTCTGATCGTGTTTGGACAGGACTGGTTCATCATTGCATCTATGGTTGGGATATTCCTGAGTCTCGCGGGTCTGCACGGGAGAATGAGAAAAAGGGGGAAGACAGTATGACATCGACACAGGCGCTGATTACGATTCTTGTGATTGCGGCGGTAACCGTACTGACAAGAGTGCTGCCGTTTGCATTGTTTCCGGGAAATAAGAAGACACCGGAGTTTATTCTTTACCTGGGAGAAGTGCTTCCGTTTGCGATTATCGGTATGCTGGTTGTGTACTGTTTCAAATCGGTGTCATTTTTTCAGGCGCCGTTTGGCATTCCGGAAGTAATTGCAGGGGTGTTCGTGATCATGATACATAAATGGAAACATAATCTTTTGCTGAGCATTGGCGGCGGGACGATTTTATATATGCTGCTTGTGCAGCTGGTATTCTAAAGAATGCCGCTCGGAACAGTAGGAGGTATGAGACATTCTGTCGTGAGATATACTATAATAAGTACACACAGCGATCAGGTCTGCAGATGAAAGAGCGTTTTTCTTTTGTTGTCACGGCGGTTCTCATATTTTTACTGGTACCGGTTATTATTACGCTTCTGCTTTCGGGCAGGCAGTCAATCACAATAGAAAAAGCCCCGGATGCAGAAAACTATCTGGCGGGGATTGTTTACCGGCAGGTGAGTGCGGATTATCCGCTGGAAGCTGTCAAGGCACAGGTCGTGCTTGCCAGAAGTACCTTTGTCCGTCAGGTAAAGGAAGGATCCATGACGAAAAAACAGCTGGAGCAGATTGCCCAGAACCTCAAAACCGATATGGAGAACAGAAATTTTGATAAACAGTACGAACGAATCCAGCGGGCGGTTATCAATACCAGAGGGGAGGTACTTGCTCACGATGGAGAGGTCTGCTTCGGTGTCTTTCACCGCCTCAGCACCGGAAGGACCAGGAATGCAAAGGGTGTGCTGCAGGATGATTCCTATCAATATCTGACAGGAGTTGAGAGCGTGAAGGATCAGGAAGCGGATGATTACCTGACCGGACATTATTTTACACCTGCTTTTCTGGAGAAGGAATTCCGGGATTTTGGAATTACATATTCCGCTTCCTCCGGAGATGTCATTGAGGTGACAGAGCGTGATGAGGCCGATTATGTCATCAGTGTAACTATTGGGAGCCAGACGTGTACGGGAGAAGAGCTGCGTCAGATACTGCGTCTGCCGTCCGCCAGTTTTGTGGTTGAGCAGATGGACGGAAAAGTACGTTTTTTGTGCAGAGGAGCCGGTCACGGGCTTGGGATGAGTCAGTATGGAGCCGGATGCATGGCACGGGAAGGGAGTACATATCGTGAAATTCTGGAACATTATTTTCCGCAAACGGAAATTCTTGTAACGAAAAAGTGAATAGAAACGTCATATTCGGGAAATCTATAAGAGAAATACTTAAACTGTTAGAGGTGAAGAATATGATGAGAAAAGAAAGAAATTTAAGGCTGGCTGTCAGCGGAATCCTGCTGCTGGCTGTCGTTGCTGCTGGTATCGGCATGTACCGGGCGGACCAGAAAGGAAACACAAAACAGGATACGCAGATTAGGAACGAGGAACTGGCAGAGGAGACGCCTCTATCAGATGAAGAAACTGCGGAAGATGAGGAAACAGAAAGTACAGATGTTAACACTTCCAATGCGGAGGCACAGATGGAAGGCACAGAAGATGAGGGAACTGCTGAAAATGCAGAAACAGCGGAAGATGCCAGCGCTCAGGATGAGACAGCTGCAGATGAGACGGCTGCACAGGACGTGCAGGAAGTTCTGCCATCTCTCGATTTTAATGACAATACCGTTATGGAATGGCCGGTATCCGGCGATGTCCTGATCGATTACAGCATGGACGGAGCGGTATATTTTCCGACACTGGAGGTATACAAGTATAATCCGGCAGTGATCCTGAGTGCTCAGGCTGATCAGCAGGTGCTTGCAGCTGCCAACAGCAAGGTGTTGTCCGTCGAGGAGGATTCCGAGACAGGTATGACTGTGACCATGGATATGGGAAATGGTTATCAGGCAGTTTACGGACAGCTGAAGGATGTAACGGTTGCTCCTGAGCAGACGATCACGGCGGGTACTGTGATCGGTACAGTTGCCCAGCCGACAAAGTATTATTCGTCAGAAGGAACAAATCTGTATTTTGCACTGACAAAAGACGGTACGGCGGTTGATCCGTTCATGTATCTCCCGACAGAAGAAGAATAATCTTTTCACAAAACGAGGGGAATATCGTATAATAAAGTATAGATGAAAGGGCAGTGTAAAA
The Ruminococcus gauvreauii genome window above contains:
- a CDS encoding sensor histidine kinase, translating into MNDIRANPDLLLKKIEEETQDRHRGHLRIFFGYAAGVGKTYAMLKAAHAEKRRGVDVVAGYVEPHTRPQTMQLLKGLECLPNREIEHKGIRLKEFDLDAAIERKPQLILVDELAHTNAEGCRHLKRYQDVEELLNNGIDVYTTVNVQHIESLNDIVASITGVLVRERIPDHVFDRADQVSLVDIEPEELIERLNEGKIYKENQARRALGNFFTTENLVALREIALRRTADRINRISDKIKQSQSSDYYTDEHIMVCLSSSPTNARLIRTAARMANAFKGNFTALFVETPDFSRMEDENKERLRKNMKLAQQLGAHIETTYGDNIALQISEFARLSGVSKVVVGRSSARRRSVFGRQSLTEQLIAYSPNLDVYVIPDKNTPAYKAARRLRGDMRDNLLADVLKTLGMLAGATVIGTVFYECGFSEANIITIYILCVLVTSVITSRRIFSLILSAVCVFVFNFFFTVPRFTFQAYDSGYPVTFVVMFIAAFITSSLAVKIKSQAFHAAQSAYRTRILLDTNQMLAQAEQVSDIISVTAQQLVKLLKRNLVFYRAEDGTLSKPQVFIADGEQTEKGIYTTDNEQAVAAWVFKNNKHAGAGTNTLGSAVCMYLAVRITDKVYGVVGIAVHNRPLDSFENSVILSILGECALALERNMAIKERQEAAALARNEQLRANLLRSISHDLRTPLTAISGNAGILLASEEHLDMGQRRQLYSDIYDDSLWLINLVENLLSVTRIEDGTMHLNLTTELLDEVVTEAMHHINRRSVEHKVNVTQAEDFIMVKIDARLVMQVIMNIVDNAVKYTPAGSRIDVRTRREGSWAVVEISDNGDGISDESKQRIFDMFYTANVKVADSRRSMGLGLALCKSIINAHGGEISVHDNNPKGALFRFTLPTEEVTLHE
- a CDS encoding response regulator — protein: MNKPMVLVVEDDAAVRNLITTTLGTQDYKYHTAATGEAAILEAVSYKPDVVLLDLGLPDMDGVEIIKKIRSWSNMPIIVISARSEDMDKIHALDAGADDYLTKPFSVEELLARLRVTFRRLHYVQGQTAEEASVFHNGNLTVDYASGCAYMDERELHLTPIEYRLLCLLCKNVGKVLTHAYITREIWGSAWENDVASLRVHMATLRKKIEKDPAVPQYIQTHVGVGYRMLRV
- a CDS encoding glycerol dehydrogenase produces the protein MAQIIASPSRYIQGKGEIRNLCSYAQNYGKKLCILVSASGKKRVETAITEGQKDTGVTVIFKIFNGECCMSEINRIIEAVKAAGCDMISGVGGGKIHDTAKAVGYYAGIPVVIVPTIASTDAPCSALSVIYSEEGIFEKYLFLPSSPNIVLVDTDIVSKAPARLLISGMGDALATYFEARACRQSDALNCVGGKSTLAAMALAELCYDTLMENGVSAAIAAEQKVCTKAVENVIEANTYLSGIGFESGGLAGAHAIHNGLTAIKETHEMYHGEKVAFGTLVQLVLENADMEEIEEVLEFCQAVGLPTTLAELGIMEVKPEEIMEVARLAAAEGDTLGNMPFDVTPEDVYAAIMAADALGRCFTEE
- a CDS encoding Rpn family recombination-promoting nuclease/putative transposase — its product is MKQKKTLADLTLLDRFLFAEVMEDPEVLQMVLEIILGREILLKFLPQTEREIRRSPIYRQIKLDVWAQDMQDAIYDTEVQKTNTKNLPRRSRHYQSLIDSKLLQPGEVDFNTLNDIYIIIISPFDLFGLKRYRYTFRMKCDEENELRLEDGAVRIFLNTRGENYEEVNPELTELLRYMEHTTEISGRDCKSGRIKKLQERVQSIKSDEEVGVKYMQAWEEREIERREARAEGLAEGIRALIKVCREFGVSQEDTSGRLMEEFSLTEEETGNYLRKYWNKE
- a CDS encoding prepilin-type N-terminal cleavage/methylation domain-containing protein codes for the protein MKKKLNRGNKGFTLVELIVVIVIILVLAAVMVPSILRYVNKAKEASYISECSTVVTMANIHSTELYSRLGSDSLETALNRSAERKAITEAAGVSGSINYIKCDAATDAIIQLEYVAKDGTVVLYDVSTDPQYRIMDREDGILTGSTAQDYLDSLNTLLNLVGGKVTADTIKTLYPQEKYPDLYYSNGNLKTKYDSQYLQLYMKAKNKGDYPSVNMSTLPQEIQNLDTKNVLQNQIWIPMVFKDSDGNNITVMTAGEFSNSNNDYGAAKASVIYNPADQSYYYHTHASNGSLDTIWLSDQAPNWDDIIKTGTWIKSK
- a CDS encoding threonine aldolase family protein, which encodes MIRFECDYAEGAHPLILQKLCDTNMEQTPGYGVDIHCETARKHIRDACLSPDADIHFLVGGTQTNATVISSILRPHQGVICASTGHINVHESGAIEASGHKVLSLPGEDGKITAQQIEDLILGHFHDENFEHMVQPGMVYLSWPTENGTIYSKNELLAINSVCRRCRIPLYIDGARMGYGLMSDSCDLTLPDFATLADIFYIGGTKVGAMFGEAVVITDPDLKTDFRYLIKQNGGMLAKGRLLGIQFETLFEDGLYCRIARHAVTQAMRIRQAFQHKGIPLLYDSYTNQQYPILNQIQIDQLSRRYSFCFWERVDEKRSAVRFCTSWATSETDVDQLLSDIGHL